The Mixta hanseatica genome includes a region encoding these proteins:
- a CDS encoding helix-turn-helix transcriptional regulator → MADSARSRSAERLVDILRELQTYGVVSRHRLMKKFNITERTAYRDLNMLSSFVEGCGGGEYRLISSLAQTNSHEALHNPLAKLLDADAVFPDRDETFWSCLEKRVAEQHIRVQLNSPEYSVRNVLRKHFNLLEKAIQKKNVCHILYKNKTRAVHPYKLINQKNIWYLQATEDEKLKSFSLRKIHWLDIKKEHFVVDKSILSLIDEHCDPWVSEETFEVRVRINHSIAGYFSRRDLLPQQELFCEGDDGVTLLCQAAHQNQIIPLILFWLPNIEILEPEWLKTSVINMLHNYIAGDCNSVPVTE, encoded by the coding sequence ATGGCTGATTCAGCAAGGAGTCGCTCAGCAGAACGTTTAGTGGATATTCTGAGGGAGTTACAAACCTATGGTGTGGTTAGTCGCCATCGGTTGATGAAAAAATTTAATATCACTGAAAGGACAGCTTACCGCGATCTAAACATGCTTTCCTCGTTCGTTGAGGGCTGTGGTGGTGGGGAGTATCGACTAATTTCGTCATTAGCTCAGACGAATAGTCATGAGGCTCTGCATAACCCACTGGCTAAGCTGCTGGATGCCGACGCGGTGTTTCCCGACAGAGATGAGACCTTCTGGAGCTGCCTGGAAAAACGGGTGGCAGAACAGCATATTAGAGTTCAGTTAAACAGCCCTGAATATTCGGTAAGAAATGTTTTGCGAAAACACTTTAATTTATTAGAGAAAGCGATTCAGAAAAAAAACGTTTGTCATATTTTATATAAAAACAAAACGCGCGCTGTTCATCCTTACAAGCTGATTAACCAGAAAAATATTTGGTACTTGCAGGCAACAGAGGACGAGAAATTAAAGTCATTCTCGTTAAGAAAAATTCATTGGCTGGATATAAAGAAAGAACACTTTGTGGTTGATAAGTCCATTCTTTCATTAATTGATGAGCATTGCGATCCTTGGGTAAGCGAAGAGACATTTGAGGTTCGGGTGCGTATTAACCACAGCATTGCTGGCTATTTCAGCAGACGTGATTTGCTGCCCCAGCAAGAATTATTTTGTGAAGGGGACGATGGAGTGACGTTGCTCTGCCAGGCCGCGCACCAGAATCAAATTATTCCATTAATTTTATTCTGGTTACCCAATATTGAAATCCTGGAACCAGAATGGTTAAAAACAAGCGTCATCAACATGCTGCATAACTATATCGCTGGCGATTGCAACTCAGTTCCTGTTACGGAATGA
- a CDS encoding major royal jelly family protein, which produces MNRLNTIKTAIAVAVALAAGGISTSTLAAPASHTTLSQLAQDRSIGHPEVVVTFTGAMPTGVTVAENGRIFVNFPRWGDDVPFTVGEVKGDRVVPWPDAEVNHADNAHPATHLLSVQSVVADGQGRVWILDTAAPGFSRPVTGGAKLVAVNLQTNRIEKTLVFPASVIRPATYVNDMRFDFRIGKAGVAYVTDSSLSGTGAIIVIDLDSGKAVRRLEGDRSTSPEPGFSPVVEGETLLQRHADGTTAPFSVASDGIALSPDGKTLYYSPLSGRHLYSVSTNLLRDPDISESQLSAAVKDLGEKGASDGLESDAAGAVYAGDYERNAIRKLPVGGQWSTVAHGPEILWPDTLSVGPDGYLYFTTNQLNRQPGFHGGKDLRHQPYALLRVKINAAPAPTR; this is translated from the coding sequence ATGAATAGATTAAACACCATTAAAACCGCCATTGCAGTGGCCGTTGCGCTGGCTGCAGGCGGTATCAGTACCAGTACGCTGGCCGCGCCTGCCAGCCATACAACGCTGAGCCAGCTGGCTCAGGATCGCAGCATCGGTCATCCGGAAGTTGTGGTTACCTTTACCGGCGCCATGCCTACCGGCGTAACCGTGGCGGAAAACGGTCGAATTTTTGTGAATTTTCCACGCTGGGGTGACGATGTCCCTTTTACGGTTGGTGAAGTGAAGGGCGATCGCGTGGTGCCCTGGCCGGATGCCGAAGTTAATCATGCAGATAACGCCCATCCGGCTACTCATTTGCTTAGCGTGCAGAGCGTGGTTGCAGATGGTCAGGGCCGCGTGTGGATACTGGACACGGCCGCCCCAGGATTCTCCCGGCCTGTTACGGGCGGAGCCAAGCTTGTCGCGGTAAACCTGCAAACTAACCGTATTGAGAAAACCCTTGTTTTCCCGGCGAGCGTGATTAGGCCTGCTACGTACGTCAATGATATGCGCTTTGATTTCCGCATCGGTAAGGCAGGCGTAGCCTATGTGACTGACTCATCGCTGTCAGGTACCGGGGCTATCATCGTCATTGATCTCGACAGCGGAAAAGCAGTACGCAGGCTGGAAGGGGATCGTTCGACCTCACCGGAGCCTGGATTCTCACCTGTCGTTGAAGGGGAGACGCTGCTGCAGCGCCACGCCGACGGCACCACCGCGCCGTTCAGCGTAGCGTCTGACGGTATCGCGCTTTCTCCCGATGGTAAAACGCTTTATTACAGTCCGTTATCTGGCCGGCATCTGTATTCTGTTTCGACCAATCTTTTACGCGACCCGGACATTTCTGAGTCACAGCTTTCCGCTGCTGTGAAAGATTTAGGTGAGAAGGGCGCATCTGACGGACTGGAAAGCGATGCTGCGGGTGCTGTCTATGCGGGCGACTATGAGCGCAATGCCATCCGTAAGCTCCCCGTTGGCGGACAATGGTCTACTGTTGCCCACGGTCCGGAAATACTCTGGCCGGATACGCTGTCGGTCGGGCCAGATGGATATCTTTACTTTACGACTAACCAGCTAAACCGTCAGCCCGGGTTTCACGGTGGTAAAGACCTGCGCCACCAGCCCTATGCGCTCTTGCGAGTAAAAATAAACGCAGCACCTGCCCCCACCCGCTAA
- a CDS encoding YdgH/BhsA/McbA-like domain containing protein, which translates to MAALSAISFGSFAQSITATGSTLDEAESQIAQQAKKSGAAYKITESYAGNQVHMTAKLIK; encoded by the coding sequence ATCGCCGCCCTGTCCGCCATTTCGTTTGGCAGCTTTGCTCAAAGTATTACCGCAACGGGTTCAACGCTGGATGAAGCTGAATCACAAATTGCCCAGCAGGCGAAAAAATCTGGCGCCGCTTATAAGATCACTGAAAGCTATGCGGGCAATCAGGTCCACATGACGGCAAAACTAATTAAATAA
- a CDS encoding helix-turn-helix domain-containing protein: protein MDPLSHLLLLHNPQGSIDKNCVLSGEWQLPHRAGHLCAVRWHMVAGGPVMLDMPGTAKVELPSGSVVFLPQNNAHRIYQQHAQPTQLVCGLLQLPASAHAFLTALPEILMLTPTIESPEARWLAATLPLLTQSNTVSAPGDEALRSHQISAMFTLAVRNGLSVTLQNKSLLTLALHPRIGALVAQLCAEPDRQWTVAEMAQSVFMSRASFAQLFRQLSATTPLAALTSIRLQLAAQQLEREPVPVINIALAVGYASESSFHKAFMREFGCTPGEYRRRVEVLAKDDTARFRA from the coding sequence ATGGATCCACTAAGTCATTTGCTGTTGCTGCATAATCCACAGGGCAGCATCGACAAAAACTGCGTACTGAGCGGAGAATGGCAGTTGCCGCACCGTGCGGGCCATCTGTGTGCGGTGCGCTGGCATATGGTGGCGGGCGGCCCGGTGATGCTGGATATGCCCGGCACGGCCAAAGTCGAGCTGCCTTCGGGGAGCGTGGTGTTTTTGCCGCAGAATAACGCGCATCGTATTTATCAGCAGCATGCGCAGCCAACGCAACTGGTATGCGGGTTGCTGCAGTTACCCGCATCGGCACATGCTTTTCTCACGGCCCTGCCGGAAATATTGATGCTGACGCCGACCATTGAAAGCCCGGAAGCGCGCTGGCTGGCCGCCACACTGCCTTTACTTACCCAGAGTAATACCGTAAGTGCACCGGGTGATGAAGCGTTGCGCAGCCATCAAATCAGCGCAATGTTTACCCTGGCCGTTCGCAACGGGCTCTCCGTTACGTTGCAGAATAAAAGCCTGCTGACGCTGGCGCTGCATCCGCGGATCGGTGCGTTGGTTGCGCAACTGTGCGCGGAGCCCGACCGGCAATGGACCGTGGCAGAGATGGCGCAGAGCGTCTTCATGTCGCGCGCTTCCTTCGCGCAACTGTTCCGTCAGCTGAGCGCAACCACACCGCTTGCAGCGCTAACCTCGATTCGTTTGCAACTGGCCGCGCAGCAGCTGGAACGCGAACCCGTACCGGTGATTAACATTGCGCTGGCCGTGGGTTATGCCAGCGAGTCATCGTTTCATAAAGCTTTTATGCGGGAGTTCGGCTGCACACCGGGTGAGTATCGTCGACGGGTAGAAGTACTGGCGAAGGACGATACAGCAAGATTTCGGGCATAA
- the rclA gene encoding reactive chlorine resistance oxidoreductase RclA: protein MNHYQAAIIGFGKAGKTLAAALGRAGWRVAIIEKSKAMYGGTCINIGCIPTKALVHDAQTATDFSEAMQRKASVVELLREKNYLNLANLEQVEVIDGHAEFIDAHTLKIIAEQGTSQLSADRIFINTGAEAIFPQINGLSAGPRIVDSSGMLNLSSLPKRLGILGGGYIGVEFASMFASFGSDVTLFDTAPQFLAREDADISAAIRTILQEQGVKIELNTTVQSVTSGSDSVTLHTAQGDRQVDVLLVATGRRPATQALKLENAGVATDARGAIRVDNQLKTSVDHIWALGDVTGGPQFTYISLDDFRIVYDQLLGKGRRTTDDRINIPYSVFMTPTLSRIGLTEAQAREQGRNIQVVSLPVTAIPRARVINDTRGMLKAVVDNHTQQILGVALLAADSHEVINIVKTVMDAGLPYTVLRDQIFTHPTMSESLNDLFAQVKSQRRPSEG, encoded by the coding sequence ATGAACCATTATCAGGCAGCGATTATCGGATTTGGTAAAGCAGGAAAAACGTTGGCGGCCGCACTGGGGCGTGCCGGCTGGCGTGTAGCGATCATTGAAAAATCTAAAGCCATGTACGGCGGTACCTGCATTAACATTGGTTGTATTCCCACCAAGGCGCTGGTGCATGATGCGCAAACCGCAACCGATTTCAGTGAAGCGATGCAACGCAAAGCTTCAGTGGTCGAACTCCTGCGTGAAAAAAACTATCTAAACCTGGCGAACCTTGAACAGGTTGAAGTGATTGATGGTCATGCGGAATTTATTGATGCGCACACGTTGAAAATCATCGCAGAGCAAGGGACCAGTCAGCTTAGCGCAGACCGCATTTTCATCAATACTGGCGCCGAAGCTATATTTCCTCAGATCAATGGCCTAAGCGCCGGACCCCGCATTGTTGACAGTAGCGGCATGTTGAATTTATCCAGCTTGCCAAAACGACTGGGCATTCTCGGCGGTGGCTATATTGGCGTCGAGTTCGCCTCCATGTTTGCCAGCTTCGGCAGCGACGTCACATTATTTGATACTGCGCCGCAATTTCTGGCGCGGGAAGATGCCGATATCAGCGCGGCGATAAGGACTATCCTGCAGGAACAGGGCGTAAAGATTGAGCTAAATACCACAGTGCAGTCTGTTACCAGCGGCAGCGACAGCGTTACGCTGCACACCGCTCAGGGCGATCGCCAGGTGGATGTGCTGCTGGTGGCAACCGGACGCCGTCCGGCCACTCAGGCGCTGAAACTAGAAAATGCCGGCGTGGCAACAGATGCGCGCGGTGCCATCCGCGTCGATAATCAGCTGAAAACTTCAGTAGATCACATCTGGGCGCTGGGCGATGTCACCGGCGGACCCCAGTTTACCTACATCTCGCTTGATGATTTTCGCATCGTATACGACCAGCTACTGGGTAAAGGTAGGCGTACCACAGACGATCGCATTAATATTCCTTATTCAGTATTTATGACGCCCACGCTGTCGCGCATTGGTTTAACAGAAGCGCAGGCTCGTGAACAGGGCAGGAACATCCAGGTGGTTTCCCTGCCCGTAACAGCGATTCCGCGTGCGCGAGTCATAAACGATACGCGCGGTATGCTCAAGGCGGTGGTGGATAATCACACCCAGCAGATCCTCGGTGTGGCATTACTGGCGGCAGATTCTCATGAGGTGATTAATATAGTGAAAACGGTAATGGATGCGGGCTTGCCCTACACGGTGCTGCGGGATCAGATCTTCACCCACCCCACCATGAGTGAGTCGCTTAATGACCTGTTCGCACAGGTGAAGAGCCAGAGGCGACCATCAGAAGGTTGA